The Fibrobacter succinogenes genome includes the window AAGCCACACGGATTCGATTTTCCTAACGGAAAATCTTTATAAGAAAAAAGGAATAAGGAAATGTTGGATTGGATAAATCAAAATTCTGGTTTGTTTTCACTTTTGGCTGTCGTCGCATCCGTCATTGTCCCTATAGCTATATTCAAAAAACAACGCAAATACGATGAGGCCGCTGAAAGTAGGAGTGTAGTAAGGGAACGGGATGCAGAACGAAGGCAGATAGAAAGAGATAATCAGGCAAAACAAGAGCAAGAAAGAAAAGAACGAAAAAGATTTCAAGATAGAAAGGATGCAAGAAGAGAAGCGAATGCTTCTCCTTTAGCACGACTTGCTGGAGCTTCTGAAGAACTAGAAGAAGATATTTATTTGGATAAGCAATTAGGTAAAAGATGACTTTGGTGCGTCATTGCGAGGAACGATAGAGACGAAGCAATCTATGTGAAGGTTTGAAAAAGAATGATAGCAACAGAATACTGCAAGAAAGTTTTTGATGGAACACATGATTCTCCAAAGCCAGTGGAGGACGGCAGACTTCTTATTACATCAAAACACATCGCAAATAGAAGTTTGGATATTTCCTCGGCCTATTTAATTTCTGAGGAAGATTTTGAAAATGTGAATAAACGCAGCCAAGTTCATCAGTGGGATATTCTATTTTCAATGATTGGAACTGTGGGCAATGTTTATATTGAGACTTCGGAAAAGATTGATTACGCTATCAAGAATATGGGTGTTTTTTCTTGTCAAAACAAGGAAAAAGCATATTGGTTGTATTATTATCTGCAGTCTCCTTTGGTTCAAGCAAAAATTGATGCTTTAATGGCTGGGGCTGTGCAGAAATTTGTGCCACTCGGATTTTTGCGTGATTTAGATATTCCAGAATACACAGAAAATTCTAAGAAAGTTGTTCAAGTCCTTTCCGCATTGGACGACAAAATCGCCCTAAACAAAAAGATGAACCAGAAACTCGAAGCAATGGCAAAACGCCTATATGACTACTGGTTCGTCCAATTCGATTTCCCCGACAAAAATGGCCGCCCCTACAAAACCACCGGCGGCCCCATGACCTACAACCCCGCCCTCAAACGCGAAATCCCTGCTGGCTGGGAAGTGAAAACTTTGGCAGACATTGCGGATTATGTCAAAACAACGACCAAATTTGATAAAGCGTTTAATTACGTATCAACAGATAATATGTTGCCTCAAAAACAAGGCTTAAGCGGTGAAAACTTAAAACCTGCATCTGGAAATGTCTTGTGCTACAAAAAAGACGATATCCTGATATCAAACATTCGTCCGTATTTCAAGAAAATATGGTATGCAGACCAAAGTGGAACATGCTCTACAGATGTCCTTTGTATTCGTTCTCTAAATTCGGATAATTCATATTTTGTCTATAAGACCTTATGGCAAGATGATTTCTTTGACTATGTAATGCAGGGTGCAAAAGGCAGTAAAATGCCTCGTGGCGACAAAACGAGAATCATGAATTACCCTATTTGCATTGCGAAAGAAAATTTTGAAGATCTGATAAAAAAGTTTAGTGCTTTGGTTGTCCCGATGCAAGCTGTGATTCAGAAAAATACCAAGGAAATCTCTCGCCTCACAAAACTACGAGATAAACTCCTCCCGCTCCTAATGAACGGCCAAGTAACGGTTGGGTGATTTTTTTTAAGATTATTTAGAAATACAAAAAAAGGAATAAATATGGCTTCTTTTCAAGAAAATATTGATAAATCCTCTGTTTTAAATCGTAAAATGATTGTTGAATTACGGTTTAAACCAATTCCAACATTCCTTGACAAAAAAGGAAAAATTTTATCAGAAATGGAGGGCTTTATTCCCAATGGATTTTGGTCTTTTGGTGAACTTGCAGTGAAAATTTCTGACAATAATGTTGAAAATCTTGTAAGAACATCTCTCGCTGTTGAGATTAATAGGTTTGCGTATGTATCCACCAAGATTGATTCTATTCAGAAATATGTAGATGATATTGATTCAATGTACAAAGCTTTAGTGCAGGTTTTTCCTAATATTGAAATTGCGCGAATTGGTTGTAGAATTCAGGGTACATATAAAACTGCATCTCGTAAATTTGATGATGTTGTTGAAAAATTTAAGAATCATTTTCCTAATGATCTATTCTTTGATGGCTATCAATTAAAAGATTTAAGATTGGAAATTAGACACGGGCAAGGCATGTATATATTGGGCCCAGTAAATGCAAATGATTCATTTTTAGAACGAAATTTTAATTATGAAGGTCGAAATAATGGCGTTGGTATTGGTCTAGATACAGATAATTTTTTGGTGGAAACCAGTCTTAATGAATTGAATTCCATTGAAAAAATTCATGATGTTGTTAGAGCGTCATTATCTGTTGAAAAGTCTCTGGTTGATAATTTTGGTGCATTATAATGAGTAAAAAGAAAAAAAGGAAATCTGTGTCTAAAGTACAGCCTCCTGTACGGCAAGAAAATTTTGCAAATCCGTATGATTTAAAGTCTAATTTAAATAGAATAAATCAAAATGTAAGATATAATTTCAAACTTGAATATGGCGAAAGTTCTGTGGGACAGCAAATGCGACAACTCCCAAATACTGCAGTTGGTCCAAATGTTGATCCAAATGAAAAATCACAGTTTGATTCTGTCTTGCAAAATTTTCGTATGGAAATGGGGAAGAATTCTTCTGATTTGAAATTAGAAGTTTCAAACAACATAAACTCATCAATGCAACAATTTCGTGGAGAAATAGAAGGTAAGATAGATAAGAAACTTTCTAATAGTACATTTGGGATTGTCGTTAGTTTGGCTGGTGCTGTAATACTTTTTATTGCGACATATTTATTTGTGTATGTTAGATCTGATATAGGTGAACTTGAAAAAAAAGAAGTCGCTGTTGAAAAGGATGTTGAAAAGATTGAATCACAAAATATTGTATTTGAAAAACGTTTGGATAAGGTTGATTCTTTGAGTTCTGAACGTGTTTTTGAAGAACGATATAAAAAAAACAAAAAAATGCATTAATTAAAAAATGCTAAAATGTAGTTATTTTTATGACAGAATTAACAAAGAGGAATGTTTATGAATAATATGGCAATGACAAATTTGAATAATGCTAATACGA containing:
- a CDS encoding restriction endonuclease subunit S; the protein is MIATEYCKKVFDGTHDSPKPVEDGRLLITSKHIANRSLDISSAYLISEEDFENVNKRSQVHQWDILFSMIGTVGNVYIETSEKIDYAIKNMGVFSCQNKEKAYWLYYYLQSPLVQAKIDALMAGAVQKFVPLGFLRDLDIPEYTENSKKVVQVLSALDDKIALNKKMNQKLEAMAKRLYDYWFVQFDFPDKNGRPYKTTGGPMTYNPALKREIPAGWEVKTLADIADYVKTTTKFDKAFNYVSTDNMLPQKQGLSGENLKPASGNVLCYKKDDILISNIRPYFKKIWYADQSGTCSTDVLCIRSLNSDNSYFVYKTLWQDDFFDYVMQGAKGSKMPRGDKTRIMNYPICIAKENFEDLIKKFSALVVPMQAVIQKNTKEISRLTKLRDKLLPLLMNGQVTVG